The following nucleotide sequence is from Micromonospora sp. WMMD1120.
GAGGCGAGCACCGGGTTGATCATCGTGTACCCGGGCCAGTCCGCGTACGCGAAGTACTGCGCCGCGCGCAGGGCGGCATCGCGGTGCAGGAGCACCGACACCCCCTTCGGGGCGTACGCGTACTTGTGCAGGTCCACCGAGATGGACGTGACTCCGGGCACGGAGAAGTCGAACGGCGGCACCGGCTCGCCGAGTCGACGCAGGTACGGCAGGGTCCAGCCGCCGAAGCAGGCATCCACGTGGCAGCGCACCCCGGCGGCGGCGGCCGACGCCGCGATCTCGGTGACCGGGTCCACCACCCCGTGCGCGTACGACGGCGCGGAGCAGGCGACGAGCACCGTCTCCGGGCGGATCGCGGCGGCCATCGCTACCGGGTCGGGGCGCAGCGTCTCCGGGGAGACCGGCACGACGTCCAGCGCCACCCGCAGGTAGTGCGCCGCCTTGGCGAACGCGGCGTGCGCCGTGGACGGCACCACGATCCGGGGCGCGGCGATCTCCGGGTGGGCGTCCCGGGCGGTCTTGACCGCGAGGATCAGCGACTCGGTGCCGCCGCTGGTGACGCTGCCGACGACATCCGGGGCTGCGCTGCCCGGCCCCGCGCCGAGCACCCGGCCCGCGGCAGCGACCAGCGCGTTCTCCATGGCCAGCAGCGAGGGGAACGCGGTCGGGTCCAGCCCGTTGACGTGGGCGCTCGCGGCGTGGGCGGTGGCGGTCAGGTCGTCCAGACCGGTCACCGCCGGGTCGTAGACGTACGCGAACAGCCGGCCACCGTGGGTGGGACGGTCCGCGCCGCGTAGCTGACGAAGCTCGGCCAGCACCTGCTCGGCGGGTACCCCGGTGGCGGGGAGCGCCCCGGCCGCGACAGTGCTCTCGTCGATCATGAGGTGATGGCACCCTTCTCGTGACGGTCGTGGTCCTCCGCGCCCCGTGCGACCTGATCGTCGCCCCGGCCGCCGCGCGGACCGAGCGTGTACTGGCGCAGGAGCAGGATCGGCGGCCCGATCAGCGCCGCCGGGATCAGCGTGAAGCCCAGCAGGACGCCCAGGCGGGCGGTGTCGGACTGGATGGCCGCCGACCCGGTCTCCGAGGAGACGTAGCCGGACAGTTGCAGCACCAGACCGTAGATGCCCGGCCCGAGCGCCAGACCGAGGGTCTCCCCGGCGGTCCACAGCCCGGTGAAGACGCCGGCCTGACGACGACCGGTGCGGGCCGTCTCGTCGGCGATGCAGTCCGGCAGCATCGCCAGCGCGAAGACCTGCTGCCCGGCGTAGCCCACGCCGAGCAGCGCGACCACCAGGTAGACCGCGACCGACGGCAACAGCGGCGCGGCGACCAGGGCGAGCGCGCCGACGGCCAAAATCAGCGAGGCGACGACGAGCGCGGCCCGTTTGCCCAGCCGGGCGCCGGCCCTGCTCCAGAGCGGCATCACCAGCAGCGCCGGCCCGACGAAGCAGGCGAAGAGCACCGTCGGACCGCTCTCCTCGTCGCGCAGGATCTGCCCGGCGAAGTAGTTGACCCCGGCCAGGATCGTGGCCACCCCGGCGGACTGGACCACGAAGCAGATCAACAGGGCCCGGAACGGGCGGTGGGCGCCGGCCAGGGCGAGCTGGGCCCGCAGCGTCGGCTCGCTCTCGCCCACGGTGCCGGTCGGCGCGGACCGGGTGCCCAGAAACGCGCCGAGGGCGCCCAGGGCGATCAGCGCCGCCACGAACAACCCCATCCACCGGTGCCCGGCCAGCCCGTCCCCACCGGCGCCGACCACCAGCGGCGCGACCGCTCCGGAGACCAGGATGGCCAGCGCCAGCACGGCGATCCGCCAGGTCATCAACCGGGTCCGCTCGGCGTGGTCGCCGGTCAGCTCCGCCGGCATCGCCACGTACGGCACCTGGAAGAAGGCGAACGCGGTGGCGGTGGCCAGGAAGGCGAAGGCGACGTACGCGGCGGCGGCCGAGCCGCTACCGAACGGCGCGGCGAAGATCGAGGCGAACAGCACCGCGAGCGCGAGGCCGGCGACCAGCAGGTACGGCCGGCGGGCTCCCCACCGGGACCGGGTGCGGTCGGAGATCCGCCCGGCGAACGGGTTGACCAGCACGTCCCAGGCCTTGGGCAGCAGGACCAGCACCGCCGCCAGTCCGGCGGCCACCCCGAGCGTGTCGGTCAGGTAGGGCAGCAGCAGCAGGCCCGGCACGGTGCCGAACGCGCCGGTCGCCAGTGAGCCGAGCGCGTAGCCGGCGTGCACCGACCGGGGCAGCGGACCCGGGGCTGACCTGCCGGTGCCCGGCGGCGTCGTCATGGGGCCGAATGTTACTCATGTTATGGCGCGGGTCACATCCCCCTCCTCCGGCGACCAACCCGCTGCCGCGATGTCGACCCTCTCGCCGCGCAGCGGCACGCCCTCCGAGCGCAGCCGGGC
It contains:
- a CDS encoding MFS transporter; protein product: MTTPPGTGRSAPGPLPRSVHAGYALGSLATGAFGTVPGLLLLPYLTDTLGVAAGLAAVLVLLPKAWDVLVNPFAGRISDRTRSRWGARRPYLLVAGLALAVLFASIFAAPFGSGSAAAAYVAFAFLATATAFAFFQVPYVAMPAELTGDHAERTRLMTWRIAVLALAILVSGAVAPLVVGAGGDGLAGHRWMGLFVAALIALGALGAFLGTRSAPTGTVGESEPTLRAQLALAGAHRPFRALLICFVVQSAGVATILAGVNYFAGQILRDEESGPTVLFACFVGPALLVMPLWSRAGARLGKRAALVVASLILAVGALALVAAPLLPSVAVYLVVALLGVGYAGQQVFALAMLPDCIADETARTGRRQAGVFTGLWTAGETLGLALGPGIYGLVLQLSGYVSSETGSAAIQSDTARLGVLLGFTLIPAALIGPPILLLRQYTLGPRGGRGDDQVARGAEDHDRHEKGAITS
- a CDS encoding aminotransferase class V-fold PLP-dependent enzyme — encoded protein: MIDESTVAAGALPATGVPAEQVLAELRQLRGADRPTHGGRLFAYVYDPAVTGLDDLTATAHAASAHVNGLDPTAFPSLLAMENALVAAAGRVLGAGPGSAAPDVVGSVTSGGTESLILAVKTARDAHPEIAAPRIVVPSTAHAAFAKAAHYLRVALDVVPVSPETLRPDPVAMAAAIRPETVLVACSAPSYAHGVVDPVTEIAASAAAAGVRCHVDACFGGWTLPYLRRLGEPVPPFDFSVPGVTSISVDLHKYAYAPKGVSVLLHRDAALRAAQYFAYADWPGYTMINPVLASTRSGGPIAAAYATLRHLGDDGYLRLAAATRDAVAGLADAVRAVDGLRLLAEPESTVVCFTATDGGPDLFVLVDELTARGWHTQPQLSYAGLPVSVHLTVTAAVAPRVGEFGPDLAAAVAAARSAGPVRLPAELASVLGALTPEALTPEFVAGLAGGLGLSGEPGSGAGPLPERMALINTLLDTAPPALRERLLVEFVSLLQRPAWSAG